The Hemiscyllium ocellatum isolate sHemOce1 chromosome 14, sHemOce1.pat.X.cur, whole genome shotgun sequence genome includes a region encoding these proteins:
- the LOC132822478 gene encoding protein SPMIP1: MKHLFDTRTQKCWTELIEKEAYTRIAWKDKYGAKYSRVPPAIPNKKSEVPKQTAKNYSLPAIQIPRQQEEKNKLVQKTPSKSEEFQEMRPVTPQIRALLYDGFSKEQKGRYLYLEKRKVKHPEEKFQYPILSSWEYGWRQGDVIEELQLPVHGRLRTVDNTFYSRNGVFYKPSATDALAKLH; this comes from the exons ATGAAACATTTGTTTGACACTCGCACACAGAAGTGCTGGACAGAACTTATAGAGAAAGAAGCCTACACCCGTATAGCCTGGAAAGACAAATATGGGGCCAAATATTCCAGGGTTCCACCTGCCATTCCTAACAAGAAGAGTGAAGTTCCCAAACAAACTGCCAAGAATTATAGTCTTCCAGCGATTCAAATTCCAAGACAGCAGGAAGAAAAAAATAAGCTAGTTCAGAAAACACCTTCAAAATCTGAGGAGTTTCAGGAAATGCGGCCTGTAACTCCTCAAATTCGAGCTTTATTATATGATGGCTTTTCAAAAGAACAGAAAGGCAGGTATCTGTACCTGGAAAAGAGGAAGGTAAAACACCCTGAGGAAAAATTCCAGTATCCTATTCTATCCTCCTGGGAGTACGGTTGGAGACAGG GTGATGTCATCGAGGAACTCCAGTTACCAGTTCATGGTCGATTGAGGACTGTAGATAATACTTTCTATTCAAGAAATGGTGTCTTCTACAAGCCATCTGCAACAGATGCTCTTGCTAAGCTACACTGA